Proteins encoded within one genomic window of Bacteroidota bacterium:
- a CDS encoding ABC transporter permease, translating to MFDSDRWHEIFSTLQKNKLRTFLTAFGVFWGIFMLIIMHGSGSGLSNAVYNDFQSMATNSVFIWPQRTTMPYKGFQRGRYYNFRNDDTKALRNNIPEIDLIAPRLVARGGPGNDNVVRGIKTGAFNIMGDYPDIYKIDPVNILQGRFLNDIDIDEKRKVAVIGVRVQRELFEATEYPVGQYIRIQGVYFQVIGIFESRRSGQQADFDNQSIFIPLTTLQMTYNYGDILGWYSITSKEDIPVSVVEEKAKVLLTSRHSIHPEDKRAIGSFNLEKEFNKFQGLFSGIRVLIWIVGIGTLFAGVVGVSNIMLIIVKERTKEIGIQRSIGATPWNIMSQIIMESVLLTMIAGYLGLFAGVGIIEGINYMLIKSGANTEMFRNPQVDFNVAMIALAILVISGSIAGLIPARRAIRIKPIDALRDE from the coding sequence ATATTTATGCTTATTATAATGCATGGCTCAGGTTCTGGCCTGTCAAATGCTGTGTATAATGACTTCCAGAGTATGGCCACCAATAGCGTATTCATTTGGCCTCAGCGAACTACTATGCCATACAAAGGTTTTCAACGCGGCCGGTACTACAATTTCAGAAATGATGACACAAAAGCCTTAAGAAATAATATTCCCGAAATAGATCTTATCGCACCTCGTTTAGTCGCTCGCGGAGGTCCAGGAAATGATAATGTGGTTAGAGGTATTAAAACCGGCGCGTTTAATATTATGGGGGACTATCCTGATATCTATAAAATAGATCCCGTAAATATTCTTCAGGGTAGGTTCCTGAATGATATTGATATTGACGAAAAAAGAAAAGTTGCAGTCATTGGTGTCAGGGTACAACGTGAATTATTTGAAGCGACAGAATATCCTGTTGGGCAATATATTCGCATACAAGGCGTATATTTTCAGGTCATCGGTATTTTTGAATCCAGAAGATCAGGCCAACAAGCTGATTTTGATAACCAAAGCATATTCATACCACTGACAACCCTTCAAATGACATATAACTATGGTGATATTCTTGGCTGGTATTCCATAACATCGAAAGAAGATATACCTGTCTCAGTCGTGGAAGAAAAAGCTAAAGTTTTATTGACCAGTCGTCATAGTATTCACCCTGAAGATAAACGAGCAATTGGATCTTTCAATCTTGAGAAGGAATTTAATAAATTTCAGGGCCTCTTTTCTGGGATTCGGGTGTTGATTTGGATTGTTGGCATTGGAACTTTATTTGCAGGAGTAGTAGGAGTTAGTAATATTATGCTGATTATTGTTAAAGAAAGGACCAAAGAGATAGGAATACAGCGCTCTATTGGCGCCACCCCTTGGAATATAATGAGTCAGATAATCATGGAATCAGTACTTTTAACCATGATTGCCGGATACCTTGGTTTGTTTGCAGGCGTGGGCATTATCGAGGGGATAAATTATATGTTGATAAAATCAGGTGCTAATACTGAAATGTTCAGAAATCCCCAGGTCGATTTTAATGTGGCCATGATTGCCTTGGCTATATTGGTCATTTCCGGATCCATTGCGGGCCTGATACCCGCCCGTCGAGCCATAAGAATTAAGCCAATTGACGCTCTTAGGGATGAATAA